Part of the Imperialibacter roseus genome, AAAAAACCTGACCTCGTTTTTTTGGACGTCGAGATTAATGAAGGCACAGCGTTTGACTTACTTTCAAAGTTTGAGACGATCGACTTCAAAATCATTTTTGTGACGGCGCACAATGAGTATGCCATCCGGGCTTTCAAATTCAGCGCTGTAGATTACCTGCTAAAACCAGTTGATCCAGGTGAACTCAATTTTGCAGTATCTAAAGCCAGAGAATCTTTAAAAGCCCATTTTGATAAGCTTTCTCTTAAGTTACTTCTGGAGAGTTCCAGAGATGAGCGGCTACCCAAAAGGGTACTGCTAAAGGATCATGATAGCATTCACCTGATCGAAACGGATGAGATTGTGCGGTGTGAGGCTGAAGGGAACTATACAAAGTTCTATTTAGCCAATGGCAAGTTCTTGCTTATTTCAAAGACGCTGAAAGATTTTGATAGCCTTTTCTCTTCAAATCAATTTTTTCGTGCGCACCAGTCTCACCTCGTCAATCTTAAGTTTTTTCTTCGCCTCGACAAAGCCGATGGAGGTTCGATCGTTCTGAAGGACGGAACGACCCTTCCTGTGGCTACAAGAAAAAAGGAGCATTTGATGGAAAAATTAGCGGCGTACACAAAATAGCGAATACTAATTGACAAAGTACTTTTGCTAAAACTTGACTAACAAATAAAAATTTCCCTATTTCATGTCCCGTGTTTTTTGAACTTTTGGATTAGATAATGATAAAATACCTAGAAATGGGTATTTCCATCGAAATCGATTGTGGTTACTTTTAGACTTTTGTGAGTTATAACGAACTGCGTAATTAAACCATTCTTAACTATATAATATATGAGAAGTTTTGTTTCACGCTTAAGGCGTTTGCGAAGCACCCATTTAATATTTCTATTATGTGGGTTGTGGGTCCATGATGCGTCCGCACAGGATGATGGACTTAGTGCCTTTAGCCCTTTACGGTATGGGGCAAAGGTTGGTGCGAACCTAAACCAGTTCAGCCAGACAGGTATGGTAATTGATGTAAATGGTGGCGCTGTAGTCAGCTACCAGGTTTCTGACTTAATCGGTATTCGAGGTGAACTGCTTTACATGGGTATCGGCGGTGGTCTGTCTGACAGGGTTATTGATTTATCTGCATTCGAAGGGAACATCCTAAGTGTTACCTACGAGAACCGATCCAGATCGATCAAAAATGTTGAATTGCCAGTAATGGCAGCCATTAGTATCCCGACAAATGGCAGTTCCGTATCTCCCAAATTTCTTATTGGAGCGAGTTATGGTTACTCTATTGCTTCTTTTGAAAGCAGGGATTTGAACTTCACTATGGCTGATGGTTCATTGGCACCCCCAGTTTCTAACACTGTTGAGAACGTTAGCAGTAGCACCCAAAGCCACCAGTTTGCGATGCATGGCGGATTTGCGCTTGAGTATGGGCTTGGAAATGGCAGCTCGTTCTATCAGGAGATTCGCTACCGTTATGGACTCGACAACATCAACATCGACCGGGGTCGCCCTGGATTGGGTGGTGAACTTATCCCGTCAACTATCAGCCTCAATTTTGGCTATTTCTTTTAATGATTTAAAAAAACAAACCTTCATAAAATCATGAAAACAATTAAACTCAATTTTTTGCTCGTAATAATGGCGCTGGGTGTATTCACCTTCACGTCGTGCGAAGACGAATTCACAGAGGAAGACTTCTTCGACAAACAAGCCGAATTGGCCGCAACTAAACACGGTTACGATCTGGAAAAGCTCATTCTTCAGTACGAGCTTAGTCGTGCAAATGACTCTCTGATGAGGGTATTTCAAACTCAACTTACTGATGCAATAAATGACGAAAACGCTGAAGCATTGCGTCAAGCTGGACTATTGTCTTCTTACACCCTAACTGTAGAGAACCAAGGTGGCACACCTATTGAAGGTGCAACTATCTCTCTGGCGGGTAGTAATGCTGCTGCCGGCCGTGTCGACGCAGTAACTGATGCTACTGGCCAGGCCATTTTCACAGATGTTGTAATAGGCGACAACCCTGTTCAGATTTCTGCTCCCGGCTTCGTTGGGGTATCTTATATTCTGCAACTTGGATCCATAAACAATGGAACAGACTATCTTTTGATAAATAGCAAAGTGTACCCATTGGGAAGAAGCGAGACTTCTCGCATAACTCTGTTGTCGGCTGATGGCGCTAGCGGCACTTTTGCCACCATCAATGGTACAGCAACAATAGAGACTGACGTAACTAACGAAACTTCCGAAGTTCCACAAGACGTAACAATCATTGCCTACCTTAACGGCACTGCGTTTTCTGGTGGCGGAGTAGGCGGTTTTTACAATGGCTCTGCTAGCCTGGGTGACTTTAGGTTCATAGGCGAAGGTGTCGGCTCAGCCGTAGTTGACAATGCTACTGGTGCGTGGTCCATGCTTTTACCTGCCACGGAGTCTGGTATTTCCTACACATTACAGGCCCCAACCCTTACTGCCAATCAGGCAATAGTTATTGACACCAGAAATGGCAAGTCAATCACCCCTGAATTGGCGTCTGTTCCTACAAGATTTGGCGCAAATGTTAACGAGTCGCCTGCAGTAGCTATTTCAGGAGCCAGAGCGGTTTTCCCAGCTCCAACGGGTGCTGGAAATGGTGCGAACCTTACTTTTGCTCCATTTGCAAGAGACATCAACTTCACACTTGATATTGACGGCAATACTGGCACAGATAACGTAAACAATATTGAATTTGATATCAGAAGCGAGGGTGGAACTTTCCAAACATCTCCAACTGCTGCAATAACAACTGCAACGGCGCCCACTACAGCGGCAGTTCTCACAACATCACTGCTTGGAGATCTTGACCTGACCGTGAGTGGTGGAGTAGGTTACACAATCGGTGAAGACTATGACATCACAATCAATGTGCTTGCAGGTGCCACAGTGCTTGGTACGGTAACCGTTACCGAAACGGCTGTGGACGATGGAGCTGGAAATGGTGTATTGCCTGCGATTACTGAAGCTGGTAATTTCCTACTTGATGATGATGATGATGACGTGAATTTCTTCGGTATCACTGGCTACTCCGTAACTGTTACAGAAGTTGCGCCAGCTGTAGCACCAACTACCGCAGCCACAATTACTGTTACATGCGATTGCGTGGTTGATCAAGTGCAAACATCTACTACAGGTGTAGGATATACAACTGCAATTAGTGGCATCACCTTTTCAGGCGGCGGCGGAACTGCCTTCCCTATTGTTGCGGTGCTAGGAACTGGCTTCCAGTACTCAGTGGCTATTGACAACACTGGTATTACCGTGCCATACACAATTTTCCCTGAATTCGGATGGTACCTATCAAGTATTTCCGATCCTCTTGACGACTTCGATTCTGATGTTTCTTTTACAGAAGCAGGCAGCGGCCTCACTGGGGAGGACTTCAATGATCTGGTGGGTATCGACGGTTCTGGAAACATCGTGTTAACAAGAACAGTGACCAATCTTAGAACGGATATTTCATACCGTGCCCCAGTAGTAGAAGTTGTTGAGCCAACGGCAATGATAGCTTTTGCTGATGTGGAAATTGACGACAACGGCCATGTAATAGACCTGTTTAACGTTGATGAAGGTAGTGGTTACAACGTAATATTTGGTGTAACTATCACGCCTACCCTTGCTACATCTCCAGGAACTGGCGCAGCGGTTCTTCTTTCCAACTTCTCCATTTTGAGCACAGGCGAGGTGGAGTGGAATGGCGACTACACAATTACTGACGAGGGATCAGGATACCTTCAGGAGTTAAACCCTGGTTTTAACGATGGTGTGATCAATTTCTCCACAACAACCACTATTAACGCTGTTTCTGGAAGTGTTTTTGATGTCAAACTGATATATGGAACTGGTGAACGTCTTGAAGACGTGAATCAGTGACTGATTGATGACGACGACCTTTAAACTATTAAACCCCGGCACTTGCCGGGGTTTTCTTTTTTATCTTGGCTGGGATGAGCGGGATTAACCGGTTCGAGGATTTCTTCTCTTGGTTACTATCGGTAAATAGCCGTCCGCCTAAGCCACAAATCATCCACTACCCACCTTGCAAATCATTTACCCACTCTTGTGCTAATGTGACCTTGCTCTTAAAAAGGAAAAGCATATCTTCATTCCACAAAAGTTGATATGCACCTACTTACCACTATTTCAGAAAAGATTGATGCGCTGAATGAATACTCCGGGCGCCTTATCTCCTGGCTGGCCGGCATCATGGTCTTGGTCTTTTGCTTCGACGTGGCAATGAGGTATATCTTCAATGTCAGCTTTGCTTCTGTATTTGAGCTCGAATGGCATTTTTTCGCAGCCATTTTTTTGATTGGAGCAGGCTACACACTCAAGCATGATAAACACGTGAGAGTCGATGTGTTTTATGGGGAAATGTCCGCTAAGAAACAGGCCTACGTCAACTTAGGCGGGGTATTGCTTTTTCTTCTGCCAATATGTGTAGTGATCATCAAGACCTCCCTGCTTTTTGTCTACAATTCATGGATCATCAGGGAGAATTCCCCCGACCCGGGTGGCCTTCCCGCCCGCTACATTATCAAAGCTTTTATCCCAATCGGCTTCTCTCTATTACTCCTCCAGGGAATTTCGCTGGCCCTCAAATCACTCGCAACCATTTTGAACCGTGTAAACATCAAGGAGCATGAATGAGGTTTGGGCACTAGTGCTTTTTGGTCTGATATTTATTTTCATTCTATGGGGTTTCCCTGTTGCCTTCACGCTGGGAGGCCTCTCTGTAATTTTCGGTCTAATATTCTTTGATGCCGACTTCTTTTACCTGGTTGCGCTGAGAATTTATGGCACCATGAACAACTTTGTTCTAATAGCTGTGCCGTTGTTCGTTTTTATGGGAATTATGCTGGAGAAATCTGGCCTGGCAGAGAGCCTGCTTGAAACAATGGCTCTCATTTTTGGCAAGTTCAAAGGTGGTCTGGCCGTCGCCGTTGTGCTGGTGGGGGCCATGCTGGCAGCTTCTACAGGCATAGTTGGGGCCACGGTTATTACGATGGGGCTAATTAGCTTACCAACCATGCTCAAGCGGGGATTTAGCCCTGAGCTGGCCACTGGCACCATTGCTTCAGCTGGCACGTTAGGACAAATCATCCCACCATCAGTGGTTTTGGTGTTGCTGGGCAGCGTGCTCAACGTATCGGTTGGAGACCTCTTCACTGCAGCAGTAGTACCCGGTGTTGCCCTGGTTTTTTGCTACCTGGCTTTTATTGTAGGATACGCCATTGTGAAACCGAACAAAGCACCCGGCATGCCCGAAGAAGAAATCAGGGCTTTCAGGGAAAGGGGAATAACGGGGCAGGTTATTAAAGCTTTCGTGCTTCCTCTCCTGCTTATTGTAGCTGTGCTGGGCTCCATTTTTGCGGGCATAGCCTCGCCAACTGAGGCGGCAGGAGTTGGCGCCCTTGGAGCGACTTTGCTCACCATTATGTCTGGCAAGTTCAACCTTGACGTGTTGAAAGGGGTGATGAGGGAAACGACACACCTCACCACGATGGTCTTTACCATTCTCATTGGAGCTACGGCTTTCTCTTTGGTTTTCAGAGCATTGGGAGGCGATCGCTTCCTTATTCAACTCATCGAAAATTCCGACTTGTCGGTGAATGCATTCCTGTTTGTAGTGATGCTCGCTGTATTTGTCGCTGGATTCTTCATCGACTTTATAGAGATCATCTTCATCATAGTGCCAGTGGTGGCGCCAATATTTGCTAAGCTGGGCGTTGACCTCGTTTGGGTGGGGATATTGTTGGCGCTCAATCTGCAAACTTCCTTCCTCACACCACCTTTTGGTTTCTCACTTTTCTACCTGAAAGGGGTGGCGCCAAAACACATCACCACCGGGCAATTATATCGAGGAATTGTTCCTTTCGTCTTGATACAACTGGCGTTTCTTCTGCTGGTAGTTCTTTTTCCAGAGATTATCTCTTTTCTACCGAATCTGCTCAAAAAATAGTCAACAACAGCTCTACTGACCTAGCACATCATTATAAAAAGCTCGTTCGCTAATGTCGGACCAGGGTTTGATTTGATCTCGAAACGCTGTAAAGCTGTCGTATACTTTTTTAATAATAGGATCGCCTTGAGCCATATCGCCAAGCATCACATCACTTATTTTCTTTAGTTCCCTCAAAATCACATCAGGAAGTTTTCTGATATCCGTTCCCTCTTCCTCCCGGAGCTTTTTAAGGTACAAACTGTTCTTTGCGTCAAACTCAGCAAGCATCCATTCATTGAGCTTCGATGCTCCAGCCCTTACTATCTCTTTCAGGTCTGTTGGAAGCGCCTCAAATTTGTCTTTGTTCACCATTTGCTCCAGTACAGAGCCTGGCTCATGCCAGCCAGGGTAGTAGTAGTGCTTAGCCACTCGTTGAAACCCCATGAGGTAGTCATGATAGGGACCAATCCATTCGGCCGCATCGATCACTCCCCTTTCCAGATTGGTGTAAATTTCGCCCCCAGCCTGTAGCACCGACGTGCCGCCAGCCTCCGACAACACCTTTCCTCCCAGCCCGGGAATCCTCATTTTCAGTCCTTTCAGGTCATCCATGGTATTGAGCTCCCTGTTGAACCAGCCCGCCATTTGCACGCCGGTATTCCCAGCAATCATTGGCAGCAGTCTGAAGGGTTCATACAGCTCCTCCCATAGCGCAATAGATCCGCTGCTTATGATCCATGCATTCATCTGCTGGGCGTTCATACCAAAAGGAACCGCTGCGAAAAACTGCGCAGCCGGTACCTTGCCCGCCCAGTAATAGGAAGCACCATGGCCTATCTCAACAGCACCGCTGCTTACGGCATCAAACACTTCCAACGACGGAACCAGCTCCCCTCCACCATAGACTTTTATTTTAAGGCGCCCGCCACTCATGGTTTCCACCCATTTCGCCATCATGACGCAACCCTCACCTACCACCGGGAAGTTTGGCGGCCAGGTAGTGACCATTTTCCACTCAAACAACTTGTTGAAATTGATATATGGCGTTTCGAGCTGCTTTTTTTCCTCTGTGCAGGCAGAAAGCAACCCCACAGTTCCACCGGCCAAGCCCAATCCCCCTTTTGCTAAAAACTCCCGTCTGTTAATTTCCATTCCTTTGGGATTTGGACAACTCCTCCAATTTTTCGGTGAGGGCATCTAGTTTTTTTTCTACTTGCATCAACTTGTCATGTACCCTATTGACGTTCACCTGAATGTCTTCATCTTCAATAAAATAGTCAGTAATCGTCGCAATCATGGTAGCACCAATAATCATCCCGGCAAAAATCAACACAACAGAAAGCACCTTCCCTTCGGGAGTGACGGGTGGAATATCCTGCAGAAAGCCAACTGTCATCGTCGTAATAGTAGTCCACCATAACGAGTCAGTAAAGGTGGAAATATGAGGGTTAGAGTCTCGCTCGGCATGGTAGAAACTGATCGTGAAAAGCAACACGACAACTACATTGAGAATGACCACATTCCGAAAGGTGCTAAAGGAAGTTTTTCGGTTAAAAAACTGGAAAACGTACTTTGCAGACCGGAGAACTCTTAAAAGCTTGAAAATTTTAAAGATCCTAGCCGCCCGGAGAAATCCAACAGTCGGTATGGACGCAACAAAGTCTACCCAGTTGTTGGCAACAAACCTCCACTTGTTCTCCGCTTTCCAAAGTCCGTTGAAAAAATCGTATAAGAAAATCATACATATGCCGAAATCGACATAATATGTTATATCGTCCACCAGGGGAGTATACTCTGTGACTGAACTCACGTATAACTCCACCACCACATACAAAGACAGCCAAAGCAAAACTTTTTCAAATTTCGTCGCCTTTGGTGGCTGCTCTAAATTATCCTCTGCTACCGATTCCATTCAAGATTTCTATTTCGACCTGAAAATAAGAAATAAAGAATGGAATTGGTATTACATTTTGATGAAGCTTGAGTGCGCCAAATTGTCTGAAAAGTCTGTGATCGATCTTGTTTCTCTGTCATTTTGACCTAAAAATAATCCAATTACCTCATGGATCGGTATTTGCCCTACCGACAGGGAGCAAAGAAAAAGGAAATGAACTTTAATAACTATACCATCAAATCGCAGGAGGCTGTGCAAAAGGCAGCCGAAGTCGCACAAAGTTATGAGCAGCAAGCCATAGAGCCAGCACATATACTCAAAGCAATCATGTCGACAGATGAGAATGTTATGCCTTTTCTTTTGAAGAAATTAGGTATCAACAAACAAAACCTGGATGACAAAATTGAAGAAACAATAAATTCGTACCCCAAAGTCTCAGGATCGCAGCCCTATCTCTCTAATGAAGCAGCGGCGGCCCTGCAGAAGGCTACGGGCTATCTCAAAGAGTTTGGTGACGAATTTGTGGCCGTTGAGCACATCATTCTTGGGTTGCTGAGCAGCAAAGACAAAATTGCTACAGTCATGAAGTCGGCCGGGTTTGCAGAGAAGGAAATGAAGCTGGCCATCAAGGAACTCAGGGGTGGCAACTCTGTGACAGATCAAAACGCTGAAGCAAAATATAAGTCGCTGGAGAGGTATTCAAAAAACCTTAATGAAATGGCCCGCCAGGGCAAGATCGATCCGGTTATCGGACGAGACGAAGAGATCCGAAGGGTGCTGCAAATCCTTTCCAGAAGGACTAAGAATAATCCAATACTATTGGGTGAGCCAGGTGTGGGTAAAACAGCTATTGTTGAAGGGATGGCCCAAAGAATTGTTGACGGTGACGTGCCTGAAAACCTGAAGGAGAAAGTCCTTATCTCTCTGGATATGGGTCTACTTGTGGCTGGCGCCAAATACAAGGGTGAGTTTGAAGAGCGGCTAAAAGCAGTGATCAAAGAAGTGATCGACAGCGATGGGGAAATTATCCTCTTCATAGACGAAATACATACGCTCGTTGGCGCTGGTGGAGGAGGCGAAGGGGCCATGGACGCCGCCAACCTGCTGAAGCCCGCACTGGCACGAGGAGAGCTCCATGCCATCGGGGCCACTACGTTAAAAGAGTATCAAAAGTATATCGAAAAAGACAAGGCTCTTGAAAGGAGGTTCCAGGCAGTGGTTGTGGATGAGCCTTCCGTAGTGGACGCCATATCGATACTCCGGGGCATTAAGGACAAATACGAGCTGCACCACGGGGTCCGGATAAAAGACGACGCTGTGATAGCCGCCGTTGAGCTTTCAAGCAGGTATATCTCTGACAGGTTTCTGCCCGACAAGGCTATAGACCTAATGGATGAAGCTGCTTCAAAACTTCGGATTGAAATTGATTCTCTTCCTGAGGAACTGGATGAGTTGAACAGGCGCATTATGCAGCTGGAAATCGAAAGGGAGGCCATTCGGCGGGAAAAAGACAGGGAGAAGGAAAAAGAGCTTTCAAGAACGATTGCCGACTTAAGCGAGCAAAGAGATGCACTGAAGGCCAGGTGGCAGCATGAAAAGTCTGTTATTCAAGGCATTCAGCACGAAAAGGAAGCCATTGAAAAATACAAGCTGGAGGCAGAGCAAGCCGAAAGAAGTGGCGACTATGGGAGGGTAGCCGAGATTCGCTATGGAAAAATTGTGGAGAGTGAAGATAAGCTGAAGAAATTCCAGGAGCAGCTAAAGGAACTTCAGGGAGGAAACTCGCTATTGAAAGAAGAAGTGGAAGCCGAGGACATTGCTGAAATAGTGGGTAAATGGACGGGCATACCCGTGAGCAAAATGCTTCAAAGCGATCGGGAGAAACTTTTGAAGCTGGAAGAAGAGCTTGGAAAAAGAGTGGCCGGACAAACTGAGGCCATTGAGGCAGTGGCAGACGCTGTGAGGCGAAGCCGGGCTGGTCTTCAGGATCCTAAGCGGCCCATAGGCTCCTTTATCTTTATGGGTACAACTGGTGTTGGTAAGACTGAACTGGCAAAGGCGCTGGCCGAATACCTGTTCAACGACGACAACGCTATGGTAAGAATAGACATGAGTGAGTACCAGGAACGCCATGCTGTGAGCAGGCTGATTGGAGCCCCTCCAGGATATGTGGGTTACGATGAGGGCGGTCAACTGACAGAGGCGGTGAGAAGAAAACCTTACTCAGTCATCCTTCTGGATGAAATTGAGAAGGCACACCCCGATGTCTTTAACATCCTGTTGCAAGTGCTTGACGATGGAAGGCTTACCGACAACAAAGGAAGAGTGGCTAATTTTAAGAACACCATCATTATCATGACCACCAATATTGGTTCTGGCATTATTCAGGATGCATTCGACACCATGGACGACTCGAACAGAGAGGCTACTTTGGCGGAAGTGAAAAAGAACGTGTTTGACCTGCTGAAAAAGTCTGTGAGGCCAGAGTTCCTCAACAGGATCGACGAGACCATTCTTTTCGAGCCACTGAATAAGAAGGACATCAGGAAAATTGTCGAAATCCAGTTTAAGCTGATTCAGAAAAGACTTGAAGAAAATGGTATAAAACTAGAGGCTTCGGCAGACGTACTGGATTACCTTGGAGAAATGGGCTTTGATCCTCAGTTTGGTGCCAGGCCCTTAAAGAGAGTGATGCAAAGATTGATTCTCAACGAGCTGTCGAAGCAGATTCTTGCTGGGAAGGTACAAAAGGACTCAGTCATTGGCGTGTCGCTCAATGACAACCGGGAGATTGAGTTTATCAACCTGGATGAAGTCAAGATTTAGCCGTGGTTGACCTGAAATAAAAAAAGCAAAGGGAAGTCAGTTAAGAGCTGCTTCCCTTTTTATATAATTCTTATAGCTGGATCAAAAGACCTTGAAGATCTATACAAAGGTACCCAGCCCAATTTGAACTAAACGATCAGCATCCGCTTGCATCTTTCTCAAGTAAGAAAATTAAAAAAGGAGCACATTTCTGCACTCCTTCTTTCAGTGATTGTTACACTTTTACTTCTTTTTCTTCTCAAAGTCTAAAACAACCGGCGTTGCAATAAACAACGAAGAGTATGTTCCTATCAAAATACCAATCAATAGCGTAAAAGAGAATCCTTTGAGGACTGCTCCACCAAACAAGAAAAGAATCAACACCACAAACAGAGTGGTTGCAGAGGTGATAGTTGTTCTGCTTATTGTTTCGTTTAGCGCCAGGTTAAACACTGTTTTGTTATCGCTTGATGGTCTCAATTGCATATTCTCCCTCACCCTGTCAAACACCACAACGGTGTCGTTAATTGAGTAACCGATCAACGTCAGCATGGCTGCTATAAACACTTGATCAACCTCGAAGGAAACGCCGAACAAGTTCGCAATTGCCAAAGCCGCCAATACAAAGAGTACGTCGTGGAACAGGGCCACCAGGGCGCCCAGGCCAAATTGCCACTTCCTGAATCGTATCAGTATATAAAGGAAGATTGTGATAAGAGCAAAAATCACAGACTCCGTGGACGAAGCCTTTATGTCATCTGCAATCGTTGCACCTACTTTCGAGGAGCTCGAAATTGTAAAGTGTGTATCGTCCACTTTACTATCGTCTTCGGTGTATTGCAAACCAGTGATGCTGCTCACGCCGCTGATCAAAGCTTCCCTCACTTGCAAGTCGGCTTCATCCGATTCGTTGTTGATCAAAAAGCTCGTAGTAATTTTCAGCACATTGTCACCACCATACCACTTCACTTCTGTGCTCTGTCCATCAAAGGAGTCTGACAGCTTCACTTTCATTTCTGACGGGGTTTGCGGAGAAGCGAACGACACAATATAAGAGCGCCCGCCTGTGAAGTCGACACCCATGCTTAAGCCGCCTTTTATAATGAAAGCAACTATACCCAACACGATAAACGAGCCAGAGAAAATATAGGCCAACCGTCTTTTTCCTATGAAATCTATTTTTGTATCCTGTAAGAAGTTCTTCGAAAGTGCTGAATCAAAGCTAATCTTACTTTCTTCGCCCTTCTTAGACCACCATTCCACGATTACCCTTGTAATGAATACGGCCGAGAAGAATGAACAAACGATACCAATCATCAGTGTGATGGCAAAGCCTTTCACAGGTCCTTGCCCCAGGGTGTAAAGGATAAGGCCTGTCAGGAAAGTGGTAGCGTTGGAGTCAATGATAGAGCTGTAAGCCTTTTCATAACCCCCTGAGATTGCCTGCTTGATTGAGGCGCCACCTCTTAGCTCCTCACGAATCCTTTCGAAGATCAACACGTTAGCGTCAATCGCCATACCGATGGTAAGCACTATACCCGCAATACCCGGCAGGGTGAGCGAGGCACTGAGCTGGGCCAAAATACCGAGTATGAAGAACACGTTGAAGGCAAGTGCCAGGTTGGCAATGAAGCCACCCTTGGCATAATACGCCACCATGAAGATGATTACTATGGCCAAGCCAGCCACAATTGATATGATTCCCTGCTGCTGAGCCTCTTTACCAAGAGTAGGCCCTATCACTACGTCTTCCACGATAGTCGTGGGTGCTGGAAGTGTACCGGCCTTCAGTACATTGGCCAAATCCTTGGCTTCCTCCAGCGTAAATGTGCCGGTAATTGAAGAGCTACCATTAGGTATTTCACCCTGCACCATGGGCGCTGAATAAACGTAATTGTCAAGCACAATGGCAATGCGGCGATTGATGTTTTCGCTGGTAAGCTTTCTCCAGGCTTTGGCTCCGGTAGCATTCATTTGCATGCTTACTGCCGGGCGGGCGCTTTGG contains:
- the clpB gene encoding ATP-dependent chaperone ClpB, with the protein product MNFNNYTIKSQEAVQKAAEVAQSYEQQAIEPAHILKAIMSTDENVMPFLLKKLGINKQNLDDKIEETINSYPKVSGSQPYLSNEAAAALQKATGYLKEFGDEFVAVEHIILGLLSSKDKIATVMKSAGFAEKEMKLAIKELRGGNSVTDQNAEAKYKSLERYSKNLNEMARQGKIDPVIGRDEEIRRVLQILSRRTKNNPILLGEPGVGKTAIVEGMAQRIVDGDVPENLKEKVLISLDMGLLVAGAKYKGEFEERLKAVIKEVIDSDGEIILFIDEIHTLVGAGGGGEGAMDAANLLKPALARGELHAIGATTLKEYQKYIEKDKALERRFQAVVVDEPSVVDAISILRGIKDKYELHHGVRIKDDAVIAAVELSSRYISDRFLPDKAIDLMDEAASKLRIEIDSLPEELDELNRRIMQLEIEREAIRREKDREKEKELSRTIADLSEQRDALKARWQHEKSVIQGIQHEKEAIEKYKLEAEQAERSGDYGRVAEIRYGKIVESEDKLKKFQEQLKELQGGNSLLKEEVEAEDIAEIVGKWTGIPVSKMLQSDREKLLKLEEELGKRVAGQTEAIEAVADAVRRSRAGLQDPKRPIGSFIFMGTTGVGKTELAKALAEYLFNDDNAMVRIDMSEYQERHAVSRLIGAPPGYVGYDEGGQLTEAVRRKPYSVILLDEIEKAHPDVFNILLQVLDDGRLTDNKGRVANFKNTIIIMTTNIGSGIIQDAFDTMDDSNREATLAEVKKNVFDLLKKSVRPEFLNRIDETILFEPLNKKDIRKIVEIQFKLIQKRLEENGIKLEASADVLDYLGEMGFDPQFGARPLKRVMQRLILNELSKQILAGKVQKDSVIGVSLNDNREIEFINLDEVKI
- the secDF gene encoding protein translocase subunit SecDF, whose translation is MKNKGGIILLTVVVSLLCIYYLSFTFVSKGVQSKADQYATDASGTIDFTKKQQYLDSIWNEPVYNFLGIEFTYKEIKETELNLGLDLQGGMHVTLEVSPIEIVKGLSGDSKDPAFITSLNEARQVTLTSQASFVPEFYAAYQRNAPGQKLSYIFANAANRGRISLQSTDEEVLEIINFEVENAIDRSFQILRTRIDRFGTSQPNIQRLPGTGRIQIELPGVDNPERVRKLLQGVAQLEFWEVNEVNDIFNTLSAINQLVVDDEKAKNAEITVYPDSSASEAATASNDLAGLLSDSTADDSTDLAAQLESDTSDISSLSSGQSPLFSLMKGGYGLMYDVKDTAKINRIFERKDVQGMIPSTMKFLWAVKPTKIDEFSTEELLELYAVKTSRGGRAPLTGEVITDARQDLDQSARPAVSMQMNATGAKAWRKLTSENINRRIAIVLDNYVYSAPMVQGEIPNGSSSITGTFTLEEAKDLANVLKAGTLPAPTTIVEDVVIGPTLGKEAQQQGIISIVAGLAIVIIFMVAYYAKGGFIANLALAFNVFFILGILAQLSASLTLPGIAGIVLTIGMAIDANVLIFERIREELRGGASIKQAISGGYEKAYSSIIDSNATTFLTGLILYTLGQGPVKGFAITLMIGIVCSFFSAVFITRVIVEWWSKKGEESKISFDSALSKNFLQDTKIDFIGKRRLAYIFSGSFIVLGIVAFIIKGGLSMGVDFTGGRSYIVSFASPQTPSEMKVKLSDSFDGQSTEVKWYGGDNVLKITTSFLINNESDEADLQVREALISGVSSITGLQYTEDDSKVDDTHFTISSSSKVGATIADDIKASSTESVIFALITIFLYILIRFRKWQFGLGALVALFHDVLFVLAALAIANLFGVSFEVDQVFIAAMLTLIGYSINDTVVVFDRVRENMQLRPSSDNKTVFNLALNETISRTTITSATTLFVVLILFLFGGAVLKGFSFTLLIGILIGTYSSLFIATPVVLDFEKKKK